One genomic window of Halovivax cerinus includes the following:
- the ppk1 gene encoding polyphosphate kinase 1, producing the protein MEGGDRADPVDGESSCDRSRLAGSGHGETADKSADGTGETGAKSGANPTDGTPASPSAVPLDEGAGTDAAANADIDTITFRSMAEDGSARLSTDAGVTDERPDDGDVDLTDPAYYLDREQSELAFQRRVLAEARDETKPLLERVRFLGILTANVDEFVRKRIGGLDRRARTGADERSPAGRTTDQRLTDALSEAGDVLAAQARCYCEEIRPALAANGIDIVDYDALSPAATDAARSTFEESILPTLTPLTFDPAHPFPFISNQSLSLAVLTRRECDDGVTFSRIKIPRNRERFVSVDSESTFVRLEDVVRSNLDLLFPDVAIVDTALFRVTRNADVSRADEADDMVEATESILDRRRFGNVVRLEIEPDAPAEIVDILTRELDLTDRHVFSLPGPLEYRDFHRIASLDRPDLSGPDWTPQPHPRLAAAARDESRTLFDAIRANDVLLHHPYHSFEKTVCQFLEQAASDPDVLAIKAAIYRTASDSQVIESLLTAARNGTQVAVMVELAARFDEQNNLEWVERLEAEGIHVAYGTIGYKTHSKAALVVRDEADGVGLYSHIGTGNYHSETAKAYEDLGLLTADPAIGRDLVRLFNYYTGQTLHGDYEALLVAPVELRDRLRAVIRAEAKRARAGEAARLIVKVNRLEDPTLIRELYRASMAGVEIECLVRGICRLRPGVDGISETITVHSIVGRFLEHSRIVYARDGGSGRYYVGSADWMQRNLDDRIETLIPIEARPLRDRLDAILETLLADERNRWVMQSDGSYEPVPAGDDPVDAHAIFMERAMRNARRADENSADT; encoded by the coding sequence ATGGAGGGTGGAGACCGGGCAGACCCTGTGGATGGAGAATCGAGTTGTGACCGATCGAGACTCGCCGGATCTGGGCACGGAGAGACAGCCGACAAGTCCGCGGACGGGACCGGAGAGACAGGTGCGAAATCCGGGGCGAACCCGACAGACGGAACCCCCGCATCGCCATCGGCCGTCCCACTGGACGAAGGGGCTGGGACGGACGCAGCTGCGAACGCAGACATCGACACGATCACGTTTCGATCCATGGCCGAGGACGGTTCGGCCCGTCTCAGTACCGACGCGGGAGTGACGGACGAGCGACCCGACGACGGCGACGTCGACCTGACCGATCCCGCGTACTATCTCGACCGCGAGCAAAGTGAACTCGCCTTCCAGCGTCGCGTCCTCGCCGAAGCGCGCGACGAGACGAAGCCGCTGCTCGAACGAGTGCGGTTCCTGGGCATACTGACGGCCAACGTCGACGAGTTCGTCCGGAAACGGATCGGCGGTCTCGATCGGCGCGCGCGAACGGGGGCTGACGAGCGCTCGCCGGCCGGGCGAACGACGGACCAGCGACTCACGGACGCGCTCTCCGAAGCTGGCGACGTCCTGGCTGCCCAAGCGCGCTGTTATTGCGAGGAGATTCGGCCTGCCTTGGCGGCCAACGGTATCGACATCGTCGACTACGACGCCCTCTCACCGGCCGCAACGGATGCGGCGCGATCGACGTTCGAGGAGTCGATCCTCCCGACCCTGACCCCGCTGACCTTCGACCCGGCCCACCCGTTCCCGTTCATCTCGAACCAGAGCCTCTCACTGGCAGTCCTCACGAGACGTGAGTGTGACGACGGCGTCACGTTCTCGCGCATCAAGATCCCGCGCAATCGCGAGCGATTCGTGTCGGTCGACTCCGAATCGACGTTCGTGCGCCTCGAAGACGTCGTCCGGTCGAATCTCGACCTGTTGTTCCCCGACGTCGCGATCGTCGACACCGCGCTGTTCCGGGTGACGAGAAACGCCGACGTGAGTCGCGCGGACGAGGCCGACGACATGGTCGAGGCGACCGAGTCGATCCTCGACCGGCGACGGTTCGGGAACGTCGTCCGCCTCGAGATCGAGCCCGATGCGCCCGCGGAGATCGTCGACATCCTCACGCGGGAACTCGATCTCACGGACCGACACGTGTTCTCCCTCCCCGGCCCGCTCGAGTACCGCGACTTCCACCGGATCGCGTCGCTCGACCGGCCCGACCTCTCCGGGCCGGACTGGACCCCTCAGCCCCATCCCCGTCTGGCAGCCGCCGCTCGCGACGAAAGCCGGACTCTCTTCGACGCGATTCGGGCGAACGACGTCCTCCTCCACCATCCCTACCACTCGTTCGAGAAGACGGTCTGTCAATTCCTCGAGCAGGCGGCGAGCGATCCCGACGTGCTCGCGATCAAGGCCGCGATCTATCGAACGGCGAGCGATTCGCAGGTCATCGAGAGTCTTCTCACAGCCGCACGAAACGGCACACAGGTCGCGGTGATGGTCGAACTCGCCGCCAGGTTCGACGAACAGAACAATCTCGAGTGGGTCGAACGGCTCGAGGCGGAGGGGATCCACGTCGCCTACGGCACCATCGGGTACAAGACCCACAGCAAGGCCGCCCTCGTCGTCCGCGACGAAGCCGACGGCGTCGGACTCTACTCCCACATCGGCACCGGCAACTACCACTCCGAGACCGCAAAGGCGTACGAGGATCTCGGGCTATTGACCGCCGATCCGGCGATCGGACGCGACCTCGTCCGACTCTTCAACTACTACACCGGACAGACCTTACACGGCGACTACGAGGCGTTGCTGGTCGCTCCCGTCGAGTTACGAGACCGTCTTCGGGCGGTAATTCGAGCGGAGGCCAAACGCGCGCGAGCCGGCGAAGCGGCACGACTGATCGTCAAAGTGAACCGACTCGAAGATCCGACACTGATTCGTGAACTGTACCGGGCGTCGATGGCCGGCGTCGAGATCGAGTGCCTGGTTCGAGGAATCTGTCGACTTCGCCCCGGCGTCGACGGGATCAGCGAGACGATAACCGTCCACAGCATCGTCGGGCGATTCCTCGAACACTCACGAATCGTCTACGCACGCGACGGGGGTTCGGGACGGTATTACGTTGGCTCGGCCGACTGGATGCAACGGAATCTCGACGACCGCATCGAGACGCTCATCCCGATCGAGGCCCGGCCGCTGCGTGACCGACTCGACGCGATCCTCGAGACGCTACTCGCAGACGAACGTAATCGGTGGGTAATGCAAAGCGACGGCTCGTACGAACCCGTTCCTGCAGGCGACGATCCCGTCGACGCGCACGCTATCTTCATGGAGCGTGCCATGCGCAACGCCAGGAGGGCTGACGAGAACTCGGCCGACACCTGA
- a CDS encoding metallophosphoesterase family protein — MLRTASSEDTAVPFVEHWIEPAAWDCVYVIGDVHGCRDALDDLVATIGVDDDDLVLFVGDLVRKGPDGGSVVRFVRRHENMLAVRGNNEQKLLDGETSCPSVGPSERAYLRTLPDVIRWDGGLVVHGGLDPKREVSAHTRKALQTMRSPTGDGYDGPFWFERYEGPPRVFFGHTVLSHPIEDEWIVGLDTGCVYGGQLAAYELTNERFVTVEGQPHRERASDKIVSNWGSR, encoded by the coding sequence GTGCTGCGTACCGCCTCGTCCGAAGACACAGCCGTCCCGTTCGTCGAACACTGGATCGAGCCGGCAGCCTGGGACTGCGTGTACGTGATCGGAGACGTCCACGGCTGTCGAGACGCGCTCGACGACCTGGTCGCCACGATCGGTGTCGACGATGACGACCTCGTCCTGTTCGTCGGCGATCTCGTTCGCAAAGGACCCGACGGCGGGAGCGTCGTTCGGTTCGTCCGACGACACGAGAACATGCTCGCCGTCAGAGGAAACAACGAGCAGAAACTGCTCGACGGGGAGACCTCCTGCCCATCGGTTGGGCCGTCGGAACGGGCGTACCTCCGCACGCTCCCCGACGTGATCCGCTGGGACGGCGGACTGGTCGTTCACGGCGGCCTCGACCCCAAACGCGAGGTCAGCGCGCACACGCGAAAAGCCCTCCAGACGATGCGTTCGCCGACTGGCGACGGGTACGACGGTCCGTTCTGGTTCGAGCGCTACGAGGGCCCACCGCGCGTCTTCTTCGGCCACACCGTCCTCTCACACCCTATCGAGGACGAGTGGATCGTCGGGCTCGATACCGGCTGTGTCTACGGTGGGCAACTCGCTGCCTACGAACTCACGAACGAGCGGTTCGTAACGGTCGAGGGCCAGCCCCACCGGGAGCGAGCGTCGGATAAGATCGTGTCTAACTGGGGGTCGAGGTGA